A genomic segment from Triticum dicoccoides isolate Atlit2015 ecotype Zavitan chromosome 1A, WEW_v2.0, whole genome shotgun sequence encodes:
- the LOC119361363 gene encoding uncharacterized protein LOC119361363, translated as MGNRESSTCKDSYTKGSLYTKTSRMIRAEDLDLIVRLDGSKYDKESTERGTCMNRTEELLYAIKDDLQALRQKFLFEIVTCKDNEIQLLLVTSFLQRHGLINIVTFKGSALQDSTQRNTSMGKMFPYR; from the exons ATGGGGAACAGGGAAAGCTCTACTTGCAAAG ATTCTTACACCAAAGGATCACTATATACCAAG ACTTCGAGGATGATAAGAGCGGAAGATTTGGATTTAATTGTTAGGCTCGATGGCTCAAAATACGACAAGGAATCAACTGAAAGAGGAACATGTATGAATCGTACGGAAGAACTACTATATGCTATTAAG GATGATTTACAAGCTCTACGTCAGAAATTTCTTTTTGAGATTGTAACATGCAAGGACAATGAAATTCAGCTGCTGTTAGTAACTTCTTTCCTGCAGAGACAT GGTCTCATTAATATTGTCACCTTCAAGGGAAGTGCACTGCAAGATTCAACTCAAAGGAATACTTCCATGGGAAAAATGTTTCCTTACCGATAG